A genomic window from Luteolibacter sp. LG18 includes:
- a CDS encoding DmsC/YnfH family molybdoenzyme membrane anchor subunit yields MNSIQESRDIRKTAVLRTLIDDLLAEQKQLQTPVARFADIHDREPDLAEHYRNLIPLSAPGPGEQYAFEVSLDRCTSCKSCVAACHSLNGLDDDEAWRDIGSLVGGKEEPAWQQTVTTACHHCADPGCMTGCPVGAYEKDKDTGIVRHLDDQCIGCSYCLLKCPYEVPKYSKKRGIVRKCDMCHGRLAAGEAPACVQACPTGAIRIVKRKISEVVEEGLAGKGFLTGAPTPKVTKPSTRYVGRPVPSTAKPADQETLTLQHTHLPLVLMLTLTQAGLGLLIAAAFLKHTAVAVTGAGVFFTGMGASILHLGRPLGAWRFFLGLRTSWLSREILAFSMVAPLAMLIPALPWLTPYIPEKIAGPVHQFIGTLPPTLAVLSLIAVFTSVMIYVDTHRPTWRISITGTRFFGTLLVFAALGLAASAPSFLTLAIGGLAIVAKLIPESRFLRDNLDPDDPWSPDAHVARLMRLRKMAPFLNGRFTGALAALFALMISPWISIALMLVAELLERAMFFSTVYSPKMPGGTGGSCKH; encoded by the coding sequence ATGAACTCGATCCAGGAATCCCGCGACATCCGCAAGACCGCGGTATTGCGGACCCTCATCGACGACCTGCTCGCCGAACAGAAGCAGCTTCAAACTCCTGTCGCCCGGTTTGCGGACATCCACGACCGCGAGCCGGACCTGGCGGAACATTACCGCAATCTCATCCCGCTGAGCGCCCCGGGACCGGGCGAACAGTATGCCTTCGAGGTCTCGCTGGACCGTTGCACCTCTTGCAAGTCCTGCGTGGCCGCCTGCCACTCGCTCAATGGTCTGGATGACGATGAGGCGTGGCGGGACATTGGTTCGCTGGTGGGAGGCAAGGAGGAGCCGGCCTGGCAACAGACCGTCACCACCGCCTGCCACCACTGCGCCGACCCCGGCTGCATGACCGGCTGCCCGGTAGGCGCCTATGAAAAGGACAAGGACACCGGCATCGTCCGCCACCTGGACGACCAGTGCATCGGCTGCTCCTACTGCCTGCTGAAGTGCCCCTACGAAGTCCCGAAGTATTCCAAGAAGCGGGGCATCGTCCGCAAGTGCGACATGTGCCACGGCCGCCTCGCCGCCGGTGAGGCCCCGGCCTGCGTGCAGGCCTGCCCGACGGGCGCGATCCGCATCGTGAAGCGGAAGATTTCCGAAGTGGTCGAGGAAGGTCTGGCTGGGAAGGGATTCCTGACCGGAGCGCCAACGCCAAAGGTCACCAAGCCCTCCACCCGCTACGTCGGCCGCCCGGTGCCCAGCACCGCGAAGCCCGCCGACCAGGAAACCCTCACCCTCCAGCACACGCACCTGCCGCTGGTGCTGATGCTCACGCTCACCCAGGCGGGCCTCGGCCTGCTGATCGCCGCCGCTTTCCTGAAGCACACCGCGGTGGCCGTCACCGGCGCGGGGGTGTTCTTCACGGGCATGGGCGCGTCCATTCTCCACCTCGGTCGTCCGCTCGGAGCGTGGCGGTTTTTCCTCGGCCTGCGCACGAGCTGGCTGTCGCGGGAAATCCTCGCGTTCTCGATGGTGGCCCCGCTGGCGATGCTGATCCCGGCCCTGCCGTGGCTGACGCCCTACATCCCGGAGAAGATCGCGGGACCGGTGCACCAGTTCATCGGCACCCTGCCGCCGACGCTGGCGGTGCTTTCGCTGATCGCGGTCTTCACCTCGGTGATGATCTACGTGGACACGCATCGCCCGACCTGGCGGATCTCGATCACCGGCACCCGCTTCTTCGGCACGCTGCTGGTGTTCGCCGCGCTGGGGCTGGCAGCTTCCGCGCCGTCGTTCCTCACGCTGGCCATTGGCGGGCTGGCGATCGTGGCGAAGTTGATCCCCGAATCACGCTTCCTGCGGGACAATCTCGACCCGGATGATCCGTGGAGCCCGGATGCGCACGTGGCCCGTCTGATGCGGCTGCGGAAGATGGCACCGTTCCTCAATGGACGCTTCACGGGAGCCCTCGCCGCGCTGTTCGCGCTGATGATCTCGCCGTGGATCTCGATCGCGCTGATGCTGGTGGCGGAGCTGCTGGAGCGCGCGATGTTCTTCAGCACGGTTTACTCGCCGAAAATGCCCGGCGGCACCGGCGGTTCTTGCAAGCACTGA
- a CDS encoding flavodoxin domain-containing protein produces MSLPIPTDAPFNDTQRMWLKGFFAGLGLSAPAGGSTAAEPAATGEPLAILWGSQTGTAEAFAKQLAKKAKAAGLAPTIYDMSAIDAATLSALGNVAILTSTYGDGEPPDNAAALYAAVMAENNALLAGVKYSVFALGDSNYPAFCQCGRDFDAKLEALGATRVSPRVEGDCDYDAPFATWSETLLGALAHETAAA; encoded by the coding sequence ATGTCACTCCCCATCCCCACCGACGCTCCGTTCAACGACACGCAACGCATGTGGTTGAAGGGCTTCTTCGCCGGCCTCGGCCTGTCCGCACCGGCCGGAGGATCGACCGCCGCCGAGCCCGCCGCCACCGGTGAACCGCTGGCCATCCTCTGGGGCTCCCAGACCGGCACCGCGGAGGCCTTCGCGAAACAGCTCGCGAAGAAGGCCAAGGCCGCCGGCCTCGCGCCGACCATCTACGACATGTCCGCGATCGACGCGGCGACGCTGTCCGCTCTGGGCAACGTGGCGATCCTGACCAGCACCTACGGCGACGGCGAGCCGCCGGACAATGCGGCCGCGCTCTACGCCGCCGTGATGGCGGAGAACAACGCGCTGCTGGCCGGGGTGAAGTACAGCGTCTTCGCGCTGGGCGATTCCAACTACCCGGCTTTCTGCCAGTGCGGACGCGACTTCGACGCGAAGCTCGAAGCGCTCGGTGCCACCCGGGTTTCGCCGCGGGTGGAAGGTGATTGCGATTACGATGCGCCGTTCGCGACTTGGTCGGAGACCCTGCTGGGCGCGTTGGCACATGAAACCGCCGCTGCATGA